The DNA sequence AGCGGTGGAGAGTTTTCCCCCTCCAAGCCGTTAAAGCGGTATTTCAGCGCTTCATCGATCGACGATATGATCGCGCAAGCTCAATCGACGCATCTCTCCTGGATCGGCCCAAATACGCCTGCCGCGTTCCCTGCCAAAGGAGCGCAACAAAAGTATTTGAACCGGTTCTTGAATACGCTAGGTTATCGCTTTGTCGCGAACAAAGAAACACACGAACAAGAAGTCGTCGCTGGTTCCCGTCTGGATGTCCACATGGAGCTGGCAAACAACGGAGTAGCGCCTTTTTACTTCCCTTGGGTGCTGGAGCTTTCTCTTGCTGACGCCGATGGAAACATCGTAGCGAAAACAGCAACCAATGAAGACATCCGAAAATGGCTGCCTGGAAAAACCGTGTCGACTCCGACTCTAGAGATTCCTGCCGATCTACCTGCGGGTGAATACACCCTTTGCATCGCGATCCTAGACCCGCAAACTGAGGAACCGGGTATTCAATGGGCGATGAAAGGAAAACGGGAAGATCTGCGCTATTCCCTGGGAAAGGTGATCGTCCACACCCCTTGATGAACAAAATAATCCCTCCTGCGGAACAGTCTTTCCGAGGAGGGATTTTCCTTTTTACGGAGCATAATCTCCATTGTAGCTGACCAGCGAGACGTCCTTTACCCCTTCGATAGCGGATATATCTTGGACAAATGCCGTGTTGTCATCTTTGAGCTTGATTTCTACGATCAATTCTACGACGTCCTTGTTGATCGTTTTTGATTTGAGGGCATATTTTAGCTTGTTTAACTGGTACCTCACTTCATCGTTGGCGTTGTCTCTGTAGTGAATCACGAGCAGATAGGCCATGTCCTTCAGTTGCTTTCGTGATAACAGCAAGATCGTGGCGGCCACGATGATGGACCCGATGATGGAAACCGGATAGGCTCCCGCCCCTGTCGCAATTCCGACCGCGATCGACCAAAACATAAAGACGATGTCCAGCGGGTCTTTAATGGCGGTACGGAACCTGACGATGCTCAATGCCCCTACCATCCCCAACGACAAGACGATGTTGGTGCTGATCGTCATAATGATCAAGGAAGTCAGCATCGCCATCACGACAAGTGTGATATTGAAGGTATGGCTATACACGACACCGCGAAACGACTTTTTATAAATATAGTAGATAAACAGTCCGATCGCTCCTGAGAGGATGAGTCCGATCACCGTATCCAATACGGAGATGCTCGCGAACTGCTCCATCTTCAGCACGCTCTTTTTGATAATGTCCTGAAAATTAATAGTCTGATCCATAGAACGATAATCCCCTTACGCTAAAGTTTGTAGTACACTTTACTCTCCTCTCGACAAACGACGTATTTGGAGATAGCGGAGCGTTGATTGCTGAAATTCTGCAGAAGATAGCGAATATTGATCGGCAAGAAGTTGTCAAACTTCACTTCCATGATCATCTTCGGCTCATGAATCGCGTGAACGGTCTTCATCTGGGGATCAAAAATATCGAATGTATTCACGTTCGTCATCAAACGCTTGTCAAACGTAACCCGGACGTTGCCAATTTCCATCAAATAAGCTTCTCGGACGTAATCTGTTACCACTCTCGGTTGAAAGAGATGATTCTTGCAATCGTAATAAAAATCGTGCAGCAAGCCCTCTTTTCTTTTCAGCAGAAAATCTAGCTGTCCGGCCATGATTTGCTCGTATTCGTCCCGCGTGATGGATTCCGCTTCCTTGCAGATGTATCCATCATACTTGCTCTTTCGCTCCAGCTTGATCACGGCATCCGACTGGTTGTAAATACGGATGCGGTACTTCCTTCGTCTGTACACACCGGAGTTTTTTTCGTACAAAGAAGTGTCATAGACATCGTCAAAATACAGGCTGCGGATATGGTAGCCTTCATCGTCCAACGAGTTCGGATCAAGTGCGGTGATCAACCGCAATTTGTTCCGTAACGAGATGTAATCATGGAAACGGATGTAATACTTCCATTCATTTCGCAATCTTTTGTTGCCAAACTGCATGCCCGGTCTTCCCCCCTCACTTCACCACAAACTCTCTTACGCCATGGTAGCGCAGGTCATCGCTGTTTACACTGTCAAAGGAAGTTTGTTCATTTCCTTTACTATCCCGGGCGATGACGCGCCAGTAATAACGCCCTTTAGCCAGTTTGTCAACTGAGTAGGTCGTTCCGGTTAACCCCTTAACCTGTATGAGGATCTTAGATAATGTCGGATCATTGCCAATGGCAAAATCGTATGTCAGGTCATCTCCTTGCAGATCGTAAGAATGATCCCAGCTGAAAAGGACCTTCCCTTGCTCCGTTTCGGGGTCACCCATGAAAAACGGCATCGGATTTTCCTGTTTTTCGTAATATCTCGCCTTGTTTCGCTCAGGCTCTCCCGCGATAACGCCGTATTCATAATCAAACTTGGCAACCTCTTGCGGAAGATGATACAAGTCCGGTTGTCGTTTGACATAATGGCTGGCAATGGGATAATACTTATCCAGCATGGCTTTTGTTTTTTCTTTGGTGATGAATGAACTCAATTCTTCTATTTTTTCATTTAAAACTTTTACATTCTCAGGGTCCTTGAAGACGCGCCTATGCAAATCAGAAACCCAATAGTTGGATATTCCGACCTCCCATTTTCCGATTGCATATAGATCATTTCGTTTTGCCTCTTCTTCAAAATAGCCCCATGACAAATCGTAATCCCATGGAAGGAAGAACCATTTATCTGAATCCGATGGACTGTATAAATAAAAGTTGTGAGCTGCTGTGTCAGCGTTCCCCATCAAAATGTTCGCAGCCAACCAGGTAAAATAATTATCCCTGTCAAAATGCTTGTCCAGCACTTCTTTGATGGGCAAGGTCTGGTTTTTCAAATCGTCCAGCATGGAAATGAGTTTCTCGTGATTTTCGCTCCCCTTGATTTCCATGACACTTTCAAATGCCTTCTTGTCATAGGCAGGGTCATTCGCCAATTTGATTTTGTCCTCATCCCTGTGAAACTCGAAGTTGATCGCTTTGTACAAATTTCCGTTCCGATCTAAACCATGTGCTTGTAGCATGATTTTGTTGGGTTGCTCGATTTGTGTGAACAAGCCGTAGTCCACAAATTTGGGATTCGAATCTTTACCCGTCATATCTTTCACCATCAGGTGCACGAACTGCGTCCGCAAGCTCGTCATATTCGGCATCTGCTCGAAGTAGTCAAAGCTGAGCTTTTGACGTACGCGCGTAATGTCTGGGCGATGCTTGTTCAAGTTGATATTTCGCTGTTCTTTCCAGTAACCGGCCGTTTCCAGCAAGCGAATTTTGAACGACTTTTGCTGAGAGCTTCTGCTCGATTCCCCTCGGATTTCAATCGTGCCATTCGCTCTCGATTCCCCATACCCAAAATATCCGGACTGAGGACCATCAGCCGTCCCTTCCTGAAAGATGATTTTCGCCTTCAGATCATCCCCTTTTTCATCCATACCGTTCAGAGATCGGCTCAGCTCTGAGAAAGTTGTCGTTTGGAACGCCGAGCTTTCCTCGTTTACTACCGTGACATACAAATGAGCGATGCTACCATCTTCATCTTGCTCATACACCGCTTTATTTTCATGCAATCCCTCTGCAGGGGTTTGTACTTGTACCAGCTGTTTCTTGGATAGCGGTATGGCTTCCCCGTTACTGGGGATTTCCCGAGCGCAACCTGTCAAGGCAACCGCTGCAGCCACTAGCAACCATCCGTATGGCTTCCTCCTCACCATCATTCCTCCTGTATTTCAATTGCTTTGTGCTCTCACTTTCCCAACTCTTTGGCAATGAGTGGCTGTGAGCAATACGTATAGTAGTCAATATTTTTCAGAAAGTAGACGAGCCGTGCTAAAGCTGCGATCAGCGTTAGAAAGGTCGATACGAAGAAAGAAAATCCGTAGTTTTCGAGCGGAAGCATCGCCACTGTGAGAATCGCGGTGCTCGTGACAAAGAATACGGTGACCAGGAAAGCTCCACGGCGATCATCAAAATAGAGCAGCAGGAGCATGATCACGAACATCACTGCATAAAGAAAGCCTGCGATTACCAAAATGTTGAACCGTTCGATCTGTTCGGAAGAAAATCCGATGTGCGGCAGTAGGGTAATACCGAGCGCCAGCGATACGAAGGTAAAGAACAATTGTATTTCCATCATGAAGCCAAGCTCCTGCATCAGCGTCTGGACCATGTCTTTTTTCGCGCGTTTGATGTCTAGCACCGAGCCCGTCCCCAAAATGGTTCCGTAGTATTGCCGATATTTCTCATAGAACGCCGTCTCTACAGAAACGACGAACATGACCATCGTCGGCAGAATACTCAGGGATGCATAAAAAGCAGGTACGTCGTAGGTAGAGGCAATCCAATACGTGTTGGCTACCTGCTCTTGCAAGGGACTCATCATCCAGTACACAAAATTGTGAATGTAGAAGCCCAGCGAGCAGAACAATCCCGTTCCTAGCAGAGTCGGAAACTGCTTCACGTAGCGCAGGAAATCAAAGTAGTTTCTTTCCTGCTTGCGAAAATAGCTTTCCAGATGGAGCATGGACAAGACAATCATGACGAAAAAGCCGACATTCATCGCAAGCAGCATGCCAAACCCTGTCTGCAGACTGATCACATATACGAAGAGATATGCAGCAAGAATCGTCAGGACGACTGCGGTGAGATACCCTCGAATAATCCGCATGTAATCTTTCAGGGCTGACAAATAGGCAGATTGCAGCCACACCACGATTAACTCTACAAAAAGCAGATAGGCGGATAATTTAAACGCTACATCGAGCGGAGAGAAAAAGTAGAAGACAGCTCCGCTCACCCCGCCGATACTGAGGCAGATCGCCATCACTCCATACAACGAGGCGATGATGTCGTCATATTCCCGCATGTAAATCTTGTCTGCAATATAACGGGAAACCACCATGATAAACCCGCACGTAACGAGCAACGAGAAAACGAAGGCATACACCACTGCCGACAGGAATGTCATTCGCTCCTGATAGGAGACATCCAGATACATAAGCATCTGCTGTAAGATCGTGACCATCAGCATACACAATAGCATGGGTCCTACGGTTACGAGTGACGAGTACGCGTACGCCTTCATCCCCGACAAGTACCCTTGACCCCTGAACATCTTTTTTAGCTCAAATCCAATTCCGGCCATACTGAATCCCCTCACATTCCCGGTACAGATCCCGGTACCCCTCTAAAAACTTCTCTTTTGTGTACAGATCAGAAACACGTCGATATCCGTTGTTCCCCATCTGCGTACGCAGCTGTTCATCGTGACACAGAGTAACCATTGCCTGTGCGATCTGCGTCACATGCATGACCGGTACAACGATGCCCGCTTCCTCGTAGCCATCTTCTCTACCGTACAACAGCTCCCTGCAACTACCGACATCTGTCGTGACAAAAGGCTTGGCACATGACATCCCTTCTAAAATGACCAAGGGCTGCCCCTCGCTGATGCTGGTCAATACGAGCATGTCCATTTTACCGAGATATTCCTTGGCGTTGACTGTTCCCGTGAAGCGCACGTGCTCTAATTCCAGACTGGTCACCAGCTGCTGACACTCCTCGAAATACTCCTCGTCCTCATTCGTCGGCCCCATAATGATCAAGTGAGCATTCGGCACCTGTTCCTTGACGAACGCAAAGCTCTGGATCAGTGTCTTGATGTCTTTGATCGGTACCACACGAACCAACGCGCCAATGTTGATGATGTCTTCCTCGCCTGGTAGTTTCCCTGGCAAGTCCCGATACTCACTCACTTCTACTCCGTTTGGAATAATGTCGATTTTTTCCGCATCGCACCCCAGCTCAATCTGAATGTCCTTGTTTCTCCCGAAAAGAGTGATGACACGATCTGCATAGGAATAGGCGCATTGGGAAAGATTGTGAAAATAATCGATCCAAATATCTTTAAAGTGGCCTTTGATCCAGCTCGCTTTGATAATCTCTTCTTCCCGTTCACGTGTGTAAATACCGTGTTCGGTCAACACAAAAGGCTTGGCATAGAGATGCTTCCCAAGCGCTCCCGCTACCCCTCCATAGCCGGTGCAGACACTGTGGTAGAGATCTGCTTCGGGCATTCCTTCTTCAATGATCAGACACAGCGGCAGGATCATCGAGCGAATCATCCAGATCATTTCTGTAAAGGGAATCTGCGGGTACTTTTGCTCGCACAGCCTGTTAACGATATCAAAGAAGTCTTTACTGGTGAGGAAGTCTCCAACAGATGGCAACCTTCCTTTAACCAGCATGGAAAAGAAATCTCCCCAGTTCACATCGCTGCCTTCGAGCAAGGAAAGAAGGGCAAGCTGCTCCTCGTCCGTAAGAGCCAATCTCTTTCCTGGAACAGCCTCCTCTCGAATATAGGCATCCAGAAATACTTCTTTGATTTCCACGACATTTACAGGCAGATCGTACACAAATTTCCCTTTGTTTTTTTCCTGCGCTCCAATGGCATACAGGATGAACTCGTGCTCCGGCATTCCTTTGATCAAGGAATGAATCCAGCTCGAAACTCCTCCCGTTATGTACGGATATGAGCCTTCCGCAATCAGACAAATCTTCATCGCTTATCCTTTCAGTCCAATCTGGAATTTGGGCTTGGTCGCGTGGACGAGATAGACACCTTCATCAATCCATTCGACGGTGCAATTTTCAGTGGCTGTCATCTTCTTGTCCGTCCGCAAAACAAAATACATATCGGTCGTGAAATCGTTCATGTAGCCTGTTATCTTATCTTCCTGATGCTGCAGGTAAACCTTTGTTTGGAGATAGCCGGAGAGCTCGCTTCCCCCCTCCGATGCGGTCATACTCCGCAGCCATGGATACCGGTCGTACAGGTTTTTCATCATCGAACGAAATTCCTTTGAAAGGACCGGCCATGTCTTTTCTTTGCTTCTGGCCTTGTCCAAAATGTCATCCGGGTGGACGAAGTGAGAGAATACACCGATTGAGGTTGCTGCGTTGGTAATGTACCAGTCATTCAATTCTGTATCCGCATAGCCAGAGGTAATGCGAGGCATCTCGATGATTCCATCCTCTGCCTGCGAGAACTCCTGAATGTATTCGAGATTGTTCGCTGATTCGGCGTACAGGGACGCAATGATGTTCACATGAGGAAACGTGTTTTTCAACGCTTGCCGTCCTTCTTCTGCCATGACATTTGAGGGTGGTACGTACACGCGAATCGCGTAATTCGAGAAGACGTGCTTGATGTACTCGTCCAGTTCCCTGAGAGACTCGGTCATGTTTTGCTCACTGGGCCACGCATTGTAACCTAGCTCGTTGACCCTCGATTGATCCGTCACGAGAGACTGGTGATTGTAGCCGTGAATACCGAGCTCACCGCCCAGCTTCAACAAATCTCTGCCGTACGTAATCAGGTTGTTTTTATCTGTTCCTTCTTGGTCTTCAAAAGGCGGTACGACACGGTCATTGTACGTTTTGATGAGAGCTCCCGTATAAACCACGTCATAGTCCGCAGCCAGCCTGATCATGTCCGGCCACCAGATGTCTCTGTAAAAATCCGGGATGTCCTTTTTGTACTCCTGATAAATATTCGGATCGATCCCTTGGCGAAACGGCGATGGAAAGTCATCGATATACATCACTTTCATGTTGATGATCGGATACATGAAATCCGGATTTAGGACACTGACAGCACCCGCTATGATCCCTCGGTTCATGGAGGAATGCAGATTCGTTCCGTTGTACAGCATGAGCTTTCCTTTTCCGTAAGCGACGTCCCAGAGCAGTGGGATTTGATCCGCTGCCACCGCGTATACCTTGGCGCTCTCCTGGAGTTCAACTGGAATCGACGTGTTGAAGACGAGATTTTCGTCGATCTGCGCCCCTTCCCCCTGAATGAGGAGGTTAGAGGTCATCTTGATGCCTTTCGTCACGACGGGGCCATCCATCGCATTAACGCCTAGCTTGCGGTAAATTCGGTAAAAGGCATCGTTGTATTCAGGAGTACGTGCAAAGAACACTCTCCCACCCTTTTCTACATAGTGCAGAATCGCGTCCAAATCCGGGAGCTTATTCAAGTCTTCTACTGTGACGATCAACGTCATAAACGAAGGGCTCGGGGTGGCGAGCTGTTTCACGTCGATCGTTTCATACTCTTTTTTCATGTAAGCGAGAACGTGCTTGACGTTTTCTGTAATATGGCCGCTTCCATCTTCCTCGGCATCATACACAATCAGGAATTTCTCCCGTTCGAGCTTGCTTAGCTCCTCTTGGCTTATCCCGTTTTGCTTTGGCTTCCCGGCTGCAGCCGCTACATCGTTTGCCTGATTGCTGCTCACCTGCAAAATAAACTGGGAACGTGTCGCTTCGATGACGATCCCCAGCAAAAGGACGATCGCCAAAATGATGAAAATATTCTTTTTTACATAAATATCTTTATTCATTTTTCGCAATCGCCCATCTCTCTTGGACTCTTCTCGTAAGCCAATCCTGCTGCTACCTCTTGAAATGCCCATTCGTATTCAGCCTGTACCGCTTTGCTCGTAAGCTCTTCTTCCAGCTCATTCTCGTACTGACTCCAATGACGAATGATCATGAGCGTGTTATGAGAAACCCTCACTGGCGAATTTTTCAGTCTCTTCAGCTCTGCGGTAAAGTCATCGTAGCGGCGCAACGTATAATAGAGCTTGAGGGACATGACATACGGTAAATCATTGTCAGGATGTGCCTGATGAAACCAGTCGCAGTATGCCTTCGCCGTATCAAAAGACTTGCTTGCCAGTTCACAGTTGATTTTTTCTACAAAGTACGTCGCTTCTTCCTGATAGACCTCTAGCAACGATTCCAAAACGAACGAATAGGTGTACGTGTACTTCAGAGTGGTTCTCTCATCCAGCAACGTGCTGCCCAGATACGTCTTTAAAACGTTTGCGTACGCTTTCAAGACATCTAGATTTTGCTTGTCCTCCTCGTACTTCACCGACAAGTCCTGAAGTTGAAGCTGAAGCTTCCTGCGCATTTCTGTCAGGGCCGCTGCGGCATAGTGGACCGTTTCCGAATCTTCATTTTGCAATGCGGTTTCCAAAGTTCGGATCTGCCAGATCGTCTGCTCCTTTAACGCATCGATCAGCATTTTCCGTCTCGTACTCGTATCGTTTACCAGGAGAATCTCTTCAACGGGAACAATGTTCATTTCTTTTTCCAAATCAGCCTTGCGGAAGATTCTCGATTCCTCCCCTAGCTTCAGTAGCTCACTTTCCAGCTCCAGATCATGCGCGTTCTTTTCCGCTGTATGCTTAAAGGCATTGGTGATGAGCAAGAGGAGCAATCCTGCGCCCGGTAGAAAAAAGACGACAAGAAACCGTGCCACTGCTTCTTCTCTGTTTTTGCGAACACCCAAGAGCCCGTACAACAGACAAATCAAGATATGAATGATGGCCAGTTTATACATACACGCCATCCTTGAACGAAAGAAACTGCCTGTCCTTATCCGAGATGATCCAAGCCGATATTCCCATTCGTTCCAATCTCTTTACGACAATCGCAGCTTCCAGCTCATTAGAGTTGGACAAAATGATGAACAGCTTGCCCTCCTCGCCCATTCCGATGTAATCGGCCTCGCGCAAGGAACCCGAGATTCGAGAGGATAAAGTCGAGTAGTCTGCTCCAGATAGCTCGACTGACAAAAGGGTAAAATCGGTGTTCAGCTGTCGCTTTGCATCCCGCTTGTTTTTCAGCATTTCGTAAAAATAAAGAGGCCGCAGGATCGCCGTGTCTTCTACGTAGCGCTCTCGATAGGTGGAGTTCATATAACGCAACGAGCGAGAAAGTGCTGCTGAAATGAGTTGAACGGCAACCTGAAATAAGTTTTGTGTGTACAAGGTGAAATGTTCAAAGCCAAGGTGCTGGATGGCTACCATGGCTACCATCTTGCCATTGTCAAAAATCGGAGCTGCCATAATCGGCCGATCGTCTCGCAGCTCCCTTTCCACGTAGATCTTTTGCGTGTTCATTAAGTGAGCTAGGTACGTATGGTCTTCTACCCGGAGCGAGCGCGGAAGATCGAAGCCGCTTTTGTTTGATTTCGCCATCAAGCGCAGGAAGGAATTGTTCTGATTCATGGTGTAGATGGAGATCTCATCAGACTTCATGATTTTCTCCAAGACGTGAACCGACCTTTGCAGCACTCTCTCCGGCTCCAAGCTGTCCAGCTCTTTGGTAATGTTGTACATCTTCCCGAAGCTGTCTTCGGAATTCACGATCTGCTGCTGTAGCTCTTCCTTTACCATAAGTACGTCATTGTAGATATCCTTGAGAAAATCATACTTTTCTTCTACGTTCTCCTTCTCAAGCTGAGTGGAGATGACTTCCTTGCTCCGCTTGTCCATGGAATATCCCACAGCGACCCCAATGATGATATACACCGCGATGTGAAACAGGACACTCGCGTCGTAGATCAAGGAGACGATTTCCCGTCCATTGTGCAAGCTCTCTCCAATAAACAACCCACAAGACAAAATGACGGACAGGATCGACTGCCTCGTCCCATAAATAGCCCCAATCAAAACGATATAAATCAGTTTCAGGTCAAACATACTGCCCTGCGTCGTAAACACGGATAAAGCCAGCACGACCAGGAAGGCAAGCACGTTCTCCACATACGACCGGATGTCAGCAGACAAGGACCATGTCCTCTTTTCCTCTGCTTCCTTCCGCTGCTCGTTCTCCTGCTGCGTCTGTCTTTCTGCAAACCACCGAGACGTTTTCTCCAGACCTTCTCGCAACGAGTACATCGGCACCCAGTCCAGCTTCCTCTTTACTAGCGTGTTGTCCAACACGGATACGCCGATGTCCCCTTTTCTTTTTGCGCGGTAATGGACTCCCGAAAATCGTTTATCTTCTTGCAGGTACCCGATTAGCTCGTTGATACTGCTCTGTGTGTTCGTAGACAGATTGAGCACACCGTTGAAATCCGTCGTAACCGATCGATAGATGGCATCCGCGACATCTTCCACATAGATGAAATCTCTCGTTTGGTTGCCGTCCCCGAACACCTCGATCTCTCTGTCTGTATGCAAGCGATCCAAAAACGTCGAGATGACTCCACCCTCTCCCACGTAGCCTTGTCTAGGACCGTACACATTGGAAAATCGGAAGCAGAGCGTATTTAAGTCGTAGAGTTCCTTCCACTTCAGGCAATATTGTTCGCCTAGCAGTTTGTTCATCCCGTATACGGATACTGGATCGCATGCAGACTCTTCTCCTAGGGGAACTCTTTCATTCATGCCGTAAACCGCGGCAGAGGAAGCAAAGATAAATTTCGCGACATGGTACCTGCTCGATAAACGAAGCATGTTAACGAGCCCGAGTATGTTGGAGGTTGAATCCAGAAGGGGATCCTCCATCGACGTCTGAACACTCATTTGTGCAGCCAAGTGAACGACCACATCAAACTTGTTGCTGCGGAACACCTCATCGCATTTTTTATCTTCCACGGAAAGAAAAAATGGCTTGTGCTTGAAAGATACATTCTTCCTGTTTCCCGAAGACAAATTATCGAGAATGTACACTTCATACCCTTCTTTTGAAAATCTTTCTGCTACAAATGAACCGATAAATCCATACCCGCCTGTAACCAGAACTTTCATACACACACCCCAACTCTATTTGAAAGCTGAACGGATTTACGCCTATTTGGGCATCATCCATCCTTCCTCTTTTTCCCCAAGCACTTTTTGAATAGAAAGCTCGATCCGTTCTTTTTGCAGTGGCTTTGCGATAAAATCCTTCGCTCCTGACCGAATGGCCTGGATGACTGTCTCGCGATAAACAATGGCCGAACACATGATGATATTGGCATCGCGATCAAATTCTATGATCTTTCGAGAAGCACTAAGCCCGTCCATTCCAATCATGGAGATGTCCATAAAGACTAATTTGGGCCGATACAAGCGATAATTTTTCAGCGCCTCTTCCACCGAATCAGCCTCTGCAATGACCTCAAACCCCAACGATTCGAACACGCTTCTCATCGTGAGCCGCGTGAACGCTGCAACATCAACGATCATAATGCTGTTCATTCCACTCTCCGTTCTTCTATCCAATCTGTCTTCCTAGCACTATCCAGCTTCATACTAGACCAGGAAAAATACCCCAGTGATAAATAGGTCTTTCGAAACTTCCATATTTTCCTCCTACACCAATCGGCATAATTCTACAGGGACGCTCTAAACAATTTCTGAACAAAATGAACCACTCTTAGATTTTTCTCACTGATTGTATAAAAAAAGTCGAGAGCAGCCCCTGGCTACCTCGACTCACATGTTTCTTCTTTATCGTTTGTTCTTCCATTGTTTATACCAGTTCTGTACATCCTCCTGCGGTGTGGTCTCGAGCTCTTCACGAAGCATTTGTGTCAATCGGACATATTGTCCTTCTACCGCTTCACGGTCCCCAACTGCATCATACAGCTTCATCATATAAAAAAAGAGTTCCTCCTGATGCGGGACGATTTGCTGCATCCGAAGGTATACAGCCATTGCTTTTGCAAACTCATTCGTTTCCACCAGAAATTTCCCGACTTGTGCAGCGTGATGGTACCAGTCCGCTCGCAGCCTTTGCCGTTCACTCTCCGCCCACAAGTAGTCGTACTCGGCCAAATAGTCACCCCGATAGAGCTCGACCAGATTCAAATGCTCCTGTATGGTCTCCTTCGTAATCGGAGGAGCTTGTCGCAAACGCTTTTCCCACTCCTCCACATCGAGACTAACATCGTTCATCTCTAATAAATAGCCGTCCTCACAGTTGGTCAGCTTTAGCTCTACTCCGAGCTTGTTAAGTGTTTTACGGATCTGATACACCGTGGTATAGAGATGCGCATACCCTTTCTTCCATTCTACATCTGTCCATAAAAGGTCCAGCAGAACGTCTTTTCTGACAGGCTGACCACGCCGATGGATCAGATAGGCAAACAATTCCTGTGCTTTGGTTGTACGCCAGCGAAACGTTTCTGTCCCGTGTTCTGAACTCTCCAGGTGAAGAGATCGAAAGCAACAAATTTTCCGGTAAGGAACAGGCGAGCTCTCTTTTACCATCTCTGCCTTTTCTTTTCGTATCCGCATCAATGTTTTTTGCAAACGTTCCCGTCGGGCAGGCTTCAAGACGTAATCGAGTGCATTCAGTTCAAATGCCTTGATCGCATATCCCTCATAAGCCGTGACAAACACAATATGGACATCCGGCAGTAGGGTAAGAATTTGCTCCGCCGCCTCAATTCCCGTCATCACAGGCATCTCGACATCCAGAAAAACCATTTCAGGCTTGATTTGTTGGATCTCCTCTATGGCCTGAATGGGATCTGAGAACATTTTTACTATCTCTAGCTCTTCATTACCCTGTAACATTTTTTCTAGGTAATTCAGTGCTAATCGCTCATCATCGATTAAAACAACCTTCACTCCATGCACCCCCATGCAT is a window from the Brevibacillus choshinensis genome containing:
- a CDS encoding polyphosphate polymerase domain-containing protein, which encodes MQFGNKRLRNEWKYYIRFHDYISLRNKLRLITALDPNSLDDEGYHIRSLYFDDVYDTSLYEKNSGVYRRRKYRIRIYNQSDAVIKLERKSKYDGYICKEAESITRDEYEQIMAGQLDFLLKRKEGLLHDFYYDCKNHLFQPRVVTDYVREAYLMEIGNVRVTFDKRLMTNVNTFDIFDPQMKTVHAIHEPKMIMEVKFDNFLPINIRYLLQNFSNQRSAISKYVVCREESKVYYKL
- the pelF gene encoding GT4 family glycosyltransferase PelF, with translation MKICLIAEGSYPYITGGVSSWIHSLIKGMPEHEFILYAIGAQEKNKGKFVYDLPVNVVEIKEVFLDAYIREEAVPGKRLALTDEEQLALLSLLEGSDVNWGDFFSMLVKGRLPSVGDFLTSKDFFDIVNRLCEQKYPQIPFTEMIWMIRSMILPLCLIIEEGMPEADLYHSVCTGYGGVAGALGKHLYAKPFVLTEHGIYTREREEEIIKASWIKGHFKDIWIDYFHNLSQCAYSYADRVITLFGRNKDIQIELGCDAEKIDIIPNGVEVSEYRDLPGKLPGEEDIINIGALVRVVPIKDIKTLIQSFAFVKEQVPNAHLIIMGPTNEDEEYFEECQQLVTSLELEHVRFTGTVNAKEYLGKMDMLVLTSISEGQPLVILEGMSCAKPFVTTDVGSCRELLYGREDGYEEAGIVVPVMHVTQIAQAMVTLCHDEQLRTQMGNNGYRRVSDLYTKEKFLEGYRDLYRECEGIQYGRNWI
- a CDS encoding DUF4956 domain-containing protein, with product MDQTINFQDIIKKSVLKMEQFASISVLDTVIGLILSGAIGLFIYYIYKKSFRGVVYSHTFNITLVVMAMLTSLIIMTISTNIVLSLGMVGALSIVRFRTAIKDPLDIVFMFWSIAVGIATGAGAYPVSIIGSIIVAATILLLSRKQLKDMAYLLVIHYRDNANDEVRYQLNKLKYALKSKTINKDVVELIVEIKLKDDNTAFVQDISAIEGVKDVSLVSYNGDYAP
- the pelG gene encoding exopolysaccharide Pel transporter PelG gives rise to the protein MAGIGFELKKMFRGQGYLSGMKAYAYSSLVTVGPMLLCMLMVTILQQMLMYLDVSYQERMTFLSAVVYAFVFSLLVTCGFIMVVSRYIADKIYMREYDDIIASLYGVMAICLSIGGVSGAVFYFFSPLDVAFKLSAYLLFVELIVVWLQSAYLSALKDYMRIIRGYLTAVVLTILAAYLFVYVISLQTGFGMLLAMNVGFFVMIVLSMLHLESYFRKQERNYFDFLRYVKQFPTLLGTGLFCSLGFYIHNFVYWMMSPLQEQVANTYWIASTYDVPAFYASLSILPTMVMFVVSVETAFYEKYRQYYGTILGTGSVLDIKRAKKDMVQTLMQELGFMMEIQLFFTFVSLALGITLLPHIGFSSEQIERFNILVIAGFLYAVMFVIMLLLLYFDDRRGAFLVTVFFVTSTAILTVAMLPLENYGFSFFVSTFLTLIAALARLVYFLKNIDYYTYCSQPLIAKELGK
- a CDS encoding CotH kinase family protein is translated as MMVRRKPYGWLLVAAAVALTGCAREIPSNGEAIPLSKKQLVQVQTPAEGLHENKAVYEQDEDGSIAHLYVTVVNEESSAFQTTTFSELSRSLNGMDEKGDDLKAKIIFQEGTADGPQSGYFGYGESRANGTIEIRGESSRSSQQKSFKIRLLETAGYWKEQRNINLNKHRPDITRVRQKLSFDYFEQMPNMTSLRTQFVHLMVKDMTGKDSNPKFVDYGLFTQIEQPNKIMLQAHGLDRNGNLYKAINFEFHRDEDKIKLANDPAYDKKAFESVMEIKGSENHEKLISMLDDLKNQTLPIKEVLDKHFDRDNYFTWLAANILMGNADTAAHNFYLYSPSDSDKWFFLPWDYDLSWGYFEEEAKRNDLYAIGKWEVGISNYWVSDLHRRVFKDPENVKVLNEKIEELSSFITKEKTKAMLDKYYPIASHYVKRQPDLYHLPQEVAKFDYEYGVIAGEPERNKARYYEKQENPMPFFMGDPETEQGKVLFSWDHSYDLQGDDLTYDFAIGNDPTLSKILIQVKGLTGTTYSVDKLAKGRYYWRVIARDSKGNEQTSFDSVNSDDLRYHGVREFVVK